The genomic stretch GCTCTCCTAGTGTTTTTCATTCTGGATGatagtttgtttgttgtttgtgttttttttcaggccTTGGAGGAATATGGGACGCACGACTCGTCAGAGCAGAACAATAGCGAGCTGGAGACCAAGATGGAGGTGGCCCGGCAGAGTCTTCGGAGGGCAGAGGTAACGTTTGTGTTTCAGAAGTGGATTTCCCTGTTTTCTCCATCAGTATCCTCTTACCCAAAGTGGCTCCACGACTCCACCTGCTGGTTAGAAAGCAGAAGTGACACATGCAAAGGTTTTGATGGAGAAGCTTctgctttattatttttttttaaaaataaagtttcaccatgagttctttttttcttgttctgaCAGACGGTGAAAGTGAAAGCAGAGGCCCGTCTGGACCTGCTAAGAGAGGCAGGAGTGGCTGTGGAAACATGGCTGAAAAGCGCCATGAACCAGgtgatggaggagctggagaatgAGCGCTGGAACAACCTCAGTACCCATGATCCTTCGCTCTCTGTAAGAACAACACTTGAACTTTTCATAAGACGTTTAGTGGGAAGAATATTTTAACATCCGTCATTTTTCCTGCAGGGGACAGCAGACCTGGAccgagaggatgaggaggagatggaggacagCGGTGAAGTGTTGGACGACAGCAGCTCCAGCCCCTCCAGCACCTTAAAAAACTACCCACTCACCTGCAAAGTGCTCTACTCCTACAAGGTAACAGCAGACGGCTCGTCCTTCCTGTCTTAGCTTACCTGTCACTGTACAAATCCATCTAATCTGGTTCCATGTTCGCAGGCATCTCAGCCAGATGAACTGACCATTGAAGAGCAGGAAATCTTGGAGGTCATTGATGATGGAGACATGGAGGACTGGGTCAAGGTACCCCGCATATCCACAAGCTGAGCTGTTGATATTCTAGCTGCAGGCGTCTGTGTAAGCGCGTGTTTTCTGCATCCGCAGGCCAGAAACCGCAGCGGACAGGTGGGCTACGTGCCCGAGAAGTACCTGCAGCTCCCCTCCTCAAACAGCCTGCTGAGCATGCTGCAGTCTTTGGCCGCGCTGGACGCCCGATCACACTCGTCCAGTAACTCCACAGAACCGGAAACCGAACTCCCAACCGGCTCCGTCAACGGAGACTCGAGCGGTGAGCGACACTTCTGCTGAACAAAGCTTGTGTTTTGTGCCATGCTCTGTTTGTTTAAcgctctttgtgttttcagtgtcgTTTGCGAAGGCTCTGTACGATTACGCGGGGCAAACGGACGACGAGCTGTCGTTTCCAGAAGGCGCCATTATCCGTATcctgagcagagagacccacgaGGATGATGGTTTCTGGGAGGGTGAGTTCAACGGCGTCGTCGGCGTCTTCCCCGCAGTTCTAGTGGAGGATCTCGCCGGTGCCAGAGAAGAGAATGGAGACGGACAAAGAGACGGCAGCGCACAGGTGCGTTAACGCTCAGAAATAAGGAGCAAGGACTCCTCTGACAGACTCTCTTACGTTGTTTTTATGTTCACAGTAGTCACATATGATCAATGTTCTTTGAGAAAGAACTTtgagtaaataaaaatgttggaTGTTAGATGCTAACATCTTGTCGTTGTGTTGAAGGCTTCTCCCTCACCACTGGCCCAGTGCGACCGCTCCCCTCGGAGTCCCTTCCAGCCAGGCCCTCTCCACAGCAGCCCTCTTCAGACGCCCACCATGTCCTCTCCAGCATCCAGTCCCTGCAGCGCTACGGCTTCTCCCATTGGCCGACCGCCCGCCTATCACAACGGACATCACAGGCCGCCGCCAGCTCCTCACAAAAGCCCCTTTCACAGTAAGATCAGCTGGTTTGTAGCAGTAGTGACAGAAGGAAAGAGCGGAGCTGTTAGTGATTGTGATCactctctgctgccccctacAGGTCCATCACAAGCCTCCTCTCAACCTCCCAAATACCCAGAGAGCGGCTCCATCCGACCTGTGAGTACAGATTTCACTTGATGAACGGTCATTAAAGTCAGTAGGGCTTCGTTTTGATTAAATCATGGATTGATGGATGCTTGCAGGTCCGTGCTGCTCCTCCGCCCCCAAAGCAGCATCCTCGTGGTCAGGTGAAGCGGCGGGAAGAGGTGGAGATCACTCTGGTGTGAAGGCGGTTCCTAACAACCAGGACTGAACACACTCCCAAAGGAAACGCAAGGAAACTTAAACCCCGCCCCCAACCTGAAGACGCCTGGGCCTTGTAGGGTCAAAGTGCTGTGGAGGAATATCGTgcctttctttgtttctttcctgATTTTTCACACTCCTGTGCCTAATTTTTCACCTGTCCAGATTAGATGGATGAACAGATCCAGGTCTCCTATCCAGAGATGCACAATTTTCAGTCCCCCAGATCTGTAGAATATCAATATAGTAACGTCCCCGTCCAGCAAACAAACAGCGAAGAgtaataatatttttatatgGACAATGTCATTTGATACTCTGGCCTTCTTCCTTTTCCTGCATGGAGTCGTACGTCGATGCCACTTTGATATTCAGGAGgcaattagcttagcttagcattatgactgaacacaggaagaaaccGTTGGCCTGGCTCCGTTTACCTGCAGTGAAACACCTGGTTAATTACGGCTCAAAAACCTCCTGAAGGAGCAGTGTCAAGGATTTACTGGGAGCTCTGCAGCCTAAAATACGCCCTCTGTGCCTACAATGCTGATGGTTCCGCTTCAGTCCGGCCCCACCGTGCTGTGCTGGACCTGACAGACTGGTCTTAAAGTAATTTGTAGGTTCTCCTACATTTTTGGGAAAAGGGAGGTTTGTGCAGTTGGTTACAATCTGTAATCTCATCACTAGATGGCACCAAATTCACTCCCAGCAGCCTTTTTTGAACTGCTCAAAATTTGGCGGTAATATTAGATACATTATGAGTTTTGACAGAGCCATGTTAGCTCTTTGAAGCTAAGAGCTAACATGTTCTTAACTacgacagcagcagctgtaatgATTGGTCATAGTATGGATGTCAGAAGTTTATcaatacaaaaagaaaatgttattaatgttGTCAGGACTCGTATCCTCCCACCTTGCCGCCCTCGCTGTATCACTCACTGTGTGGCTCTTTCTGTTATTATGAAGCTGAGCGGTCAGATTACTTCTATGCAACAGAGCCACGCTCTGGGCAGCACGCTGTGAGCACGTCGCTCCAACACAAACCAAAAGTCTGGTTGTCTCCACGCtcgatttaaaaaataaaaaataaaaaaataaaatacgcCAGCACGGGCGAGGCTGGTCCTCTCCGCCGACTCACGTAACTGCACACGGTTACACAAACAAGGGAAAAGTGGCAATTTtagttgttattgtttttgtcaGTAGAAATGATCAAAATAATGC from Parambassis ranga chromosome 14, fParRan2.1, whole genome shotgun sequence encodes the following:
- the LOC114446167 gene encoding F-BAR and double SH3 domains protein 2-like, with translation MQPPPRKVRVTQELKHTQAEQMSRLQIKHQTECDLLEDLRSFSQKRAAVERDYAQALQKLANQYLKREWPESVKEEEEEADHRNMYCVWKAYLEGTVQAAQSRISACENYKVQVADPSKTARLQKEQQLRKCIEQLTVVQAEMQDSVKELTKSRKKYQEAETMAQAVREKAELDAKSKLSLFQSRSSLQRASVKLKAKRSECNSKATHTRNDYLLTLAAANAHQQRYYNADLMDCIKVLDGRIYEQVKDYLVSLCQTELETYQAVHNTFNQLLSSSNGVVQEFHQQLFVQKNSMFQQAPDFLYQPIDSDTVTQLQRESGTAEEHSLDKEARKWASRVAREYKSIIHTQRALEEYGTHDSSEQNNSELETKMEVARQSLRRAETVKVKAEARLDLLREAGVAVETWLKSAMNQVMEELENERWNNLSTHDPSLSGTADLDREDEEEMEDSGEVLDDSSSSPSSTLKNYPLTCKVLYSYKASQPDELTIEEQEILEVIDDGDMEDWVKARNRSGQVGYVPEKYLQLPSSNSLLSMLQSLAALDARSHSSSNSTEPETELPTGSVNGDSSVSFAKALYDYAGQTDDELSFPEGAIIRILSRETHEDDGFWEGEFNGVVGVFPAVLVEDLAGAREENGDGQRDGSAQASPSPLAQCDRSPRSPFQPGPLHSSPLQTPTMSSPASSPCSATASPIGRPPAYHNGHHRPPPAPHKSPFHSPSQASSQPPKYPESGSIRPVRAAPPPPKQHPRGQVKRREEVEITLV